Proteins encoded by one window of Acuticoccus sp. MNP-M23:
- a CDS encoding peptide chain release factor 3: protein MNTLHSAFPAEAQLKPEIARRRTFAIISHPDAGKTTLTEKLLLFGGAIHLAGEVAARGERRRTRSDWMDIEKKRGISVSSSVMMFERDGIVYNLLDTPGHEDFSEDTYRTLTAVDSAVMVVDAAKGIEAQTLKLFEVCRLRDIPIITFINKVDREGRDPFELMDEIADKLALELAPVTWPVGMGGQFHGVYNLTTNDFHRVKEGGGTGYGSTVKMSGVNDPKLDEMVEASVLEEFRIQAELAQTAMPAVDAADYREGHLSPVVFGSALRDFCVADLLDGLHAWAPPPRPQPAGDKKIDPNTNEVSALIFKVQANMDPNHRDRIAFARICSGRFQRGMKLNQAGSGKTLAVTAPIFFLAEERELAEEAWAGDIIGIPNHGALRVGDTLSEKGDIRFTGLPRFAPEILRRVRLGDPMKTKQLRRALQDLSEEGLAQVFRTHMGGDHIVGVVGALQLDVMASRVAAEYKVAIDFEAAPYATARWLLGDERAVKNFVDVNKSTVADDVDGDPVYLARNGWELNYTREKYPDVKFVETKEMR from the coding sequence ATGAACACGCTCCACTCCGCGTTTCCCGCCGAAGCGCAATTGAAACCCGAAATTGCGCGGCGGCGCACGTTCGCGATCATCTCACACCCCGATGCGGGCAAGACGACGCTGACCGAAAAGCTCCTGCTGTTCGGCGGCGCGATCCATCTTGCCGGCGAGGTCGCGGCCCGCGGCGAGCGCCGCCGCACCCGGTCGGACTGGATGGACATTGAGAAGAAGCGCGGCATTTCGGTGTCGTCGTCGGTGATGATGTTCGAGCGCGACGGCATCGTCTACAACCTGCTCGACACGCCCGGCCACGAAGACTTCTCGGAAGACACCTACCGGACGCTGACCGCTGTCGATTCGGCCGTCATGGTGGTGGACGCCGCCAAGGGCATCGAAGCGCAGACGCTCAAGCTGTTCGAGGTCTGCCGGCTGCGCGACATTCCGATCATCACCTTCATCAACAAGGTTGACCGGGAAGGGCGCGACCCGTTCGAGCTGATGGACGAGATTGCCGACAAGCTGGCGCTGGAGCTTGCGCCGGTGACGTGGCCGGTCGGCATGGGTGGCCAGTTCCACGGCGTCTACAATCTCACCACCAACGATTTTCACCGCGTGAAAGAGGGCGGCGGCACCGGCTACGGCAGCACGGTGAAGATGTCCGGCGTCAATGATCCGAAGCTTGACGAGATGGTCGAGGCGTCCGTGCTGGAAGAATTCCGCATCCAAGCCGAACTTGCCCAGACCGCGATGCCCGCCGTGGACGCCGCCGACTACCGCGAGGGGCACCTGTCGCCCGTGGTGTTCGGCTCGGCGCTGCGCGATTTCTGCGTCGCCGACCTTCTGGACGGCCTTCACGCCTGGGCACCGCCGCCGCGGCCGCAACCGGCCGGCGACAAGAAGATCGACCCCAACACCAACGAAGTGAGCGCGCTGATCTTCAAGGTCCAGGCCAACATGGACCCCAACCACCGCGACCGGATCGCGTTCGCGCGCATCTGTTCGGGCCGGTTCCAACGCGGGATGAAGCTCAACCAGGCGGGTTCCGGCAAGACGCTCGCCGTCACCGCGCCGATCTTCTTCCTCGCCGAAGAGCGGGAGCTTGCCGAAGAAGCGTGGGCCGGCGACATCATCGGCATCCCCAACCACGGCGCCCTGCGGGTCGGCGACACGTTGTCGGAAAAGGGTGACATCCGCTTTACCGGCCTGCCGCGCTTTGCGCCGGAAATCCTGCGCCGCGTACGCCTCGGCGATCCGATGAAGACCAAGCAGCTCCGCCGCGCGCTGCAAGACCTGTCGGAAGAGGGCCTGGCCCAGGTGTTCCGGACCCACATGGGCGGCGACCACATTGTCGGCGTGGTCGGCGCACTCCAGCTCGACGTGATGGCCTCCCGCGTTGCCGCCGAATACAAGGTCGCGATCGATTTCGAGGCAGCGCCCTACGCCACCGCGCGCTGGCTGCTGGGCGACGAGCGGGCGGTGAAGAATTTCGTCGACGTCAACAAGTCCACCGTGGCGGACGACGTGGATGGCGACCCGGTCTACCTCGCCCGCAACGGGTGGGAGCTGAACTACACGCGAGAAAAATACCCCGACGTGAAGTTCGTCGAGACGAAAGAGATGCGCTAG
- a CDS encoding Lrp/AsnC family transcriptional regulator: MEKSSVDAIDVRILRAMQVDASRSVAEIGAEVGLSQTPCWRRIKRLRDSGIIRSVVAILDSEALGLGFKAYALVKLSMPSTQNMERFDAFVSRCPEVVMCERITGAVDYLIKVISTDIKEYDEFLRHKLLASDLVSDVQSRIVVATVKDTTALPLHEK; the protein is encoded by the coding sequence ATGGAAAAATCTTCTGTCGACGCCATCGACGTTCGGATTCTCCGCGCGATGCAGGTCGATGCTTCGCGCTCAGTCGCCGAAATCGGCGCCGAGGTCGGCCTCAGTCAGACGCCCTGCTGGCGGCGGATCAAGCGCCTGCGCGATTCAGGCATCATCCGGTCGGTTGTGGCGATTCTGGACAGCGAAGCGCTGGGGCTCGGCTTCAAGGCCTATGCGCTGGTGAAGTTGTCGATGCCGTCCACGCAGAACATGGAGCGATTCGATGCGTTCGTTTCGCGCTGCCCCGAGGTGGTGATGTGCGAGCGGATTACCGGCGCGGTGGATTATCTGATCAAGGTGATTTCCACCGATATCAAGGAATATGACGAATTCCTGCGCCACAAGCTTCTGGCCAGCGACCTTGTGAGCGACGTCCAGTCCCGCATTGTGGTGGCCACGGTGAAGGACACCACCGCGCTGCCGCTGCACGAAAAGTGA
- a CDS encoding indolepyruvate ferredoxin oxidoreductase family protein, with translation MTRPITLDDRYENDREKVYLTGIQTIIRIAIDRRRLDIAAGLKTGAFVSGYRGSPLGGVDQEFVRNASRLDPLGIRFQPGVNEELGATAVWGTQKVGLHGKGSDYDGVFGLWYGKAPGVDRAGDVLKQANASGTARHGGVLALCGDDLLAKSSVIAAQSEFALQHFEIPFFNPADLQDFLDYGLHGLALSRFAGNWTGLICVADTMDASGLVNVDLQRLSLTLPEGADPRRENDLNRPLLLATRLETEHLLREIRLPAVGAYVRANGLDRVVFGTERARIGFVATGKAYRDLRQAFDLLGIDEVRARALGIAVYKVAMPWPLETQNLRAFARGKERLLVVEHKRAFMEPQIRDALYSLPDGQRPAVYGKRTPAGEPCLSDVLELKPQDLVHAILRVVPGLEDDPAMAAVSRNLMERAAWAAGHAEGGQRTAYFCAGCPHSASTRTPEGARALPGIGCHAMTEINGNTTDGQIAMGGEGATWVGQAPFSRDTHVFVNMGDGTYYHSGILAIRQAVAADVSITYRILFNDAVAMTGGQAHDGPLDVGDIVRQVAAEGVPRIAVLSEEPDRFGHGDIPRGVPVHHRDALKAVQAEFATESGVSVIVFDQTCAAEKRRRRKKGEAPDPPRRVFINERICEDCGDCSVQSNCIAVEPLDTQFGTKRTINQSSCNKDTSCVKGFCPSFALIEGADPRRAAGARVDIDALAAALPAPQVPTLTAMYNVLITGIGGFGVTTVGAVLAMAGHIDGITASTLDMTGLAQKNGPVTSHVRFAPAGMDIEGPRVPIGTLDTLIASDMLVACNADSLSMTAPGRTLTVVNTKVQPTAEFVMKRVLSFDETRMTRTLREASRHTEAVDAAHLAAQLFGDQIFMNMLLVGAAFQHGGLPLSEDAILQAIRLNGAAVTTNIAAFRAGRILAADPQAILQAAGERPGVAPMDLDARIAFLADELVAYQNAAYADRFRKALAPLIAADKAAGQGERRLTRTAADALYKAMAYKDEYEVARLYGDPAYWARLKAEFETPSRIRILLAPPGLFGVDAATGRPAKRTFGPWIFPVLRVLARLKGLRGTPFDPFGKSAERRAERALIDLVCGDVALVARSVGTAPYGLLCELVKVAAAIKGFGPVKDENRAAAMKRRDALLAQLDRARHPAPDGAEQAALIAAE, from the coding sequence GTGACGCGGCCCATTACACTTGATGACAGATACGAGAACGATCGGGAAAAGGTTTATCTAACTGGTATTCAAACTATCATTCGAATTGCGATTGACCGTCGCCGCCTCGATATCGCAGCGGGTTTGAAGACAGGCGCCTTTGTTTCGGGCTATCGCGGCTCACCCCTGGGCGGGGTCGATCAGGAGTTCGTGCGCAACGCCAGCCGGCTCGATCCGCTGGGGATCCGCTTTCAACCGGGGGTGAACGAAGAGCTGGGGGCCACAGCCGTCTGGGGCACGCAGAAGGTGGGACTTCACGGCAAGGGCAGCGACTATGATGGCGTCTTCGGCCTCTGGTATGGCAAGGCGCCCGGCGTGGACCGTGCGGGCGATGTCCTGAAGCAGGCCAATGCCTCGGGCACGGCCCGCCACGGCGGTGTTCTCGCGCTTTGCGGTGACGATCTCCTCGCCAAATCCTCCGTCATTGCCGCCCAATCCGAATTTGCGCTGCAACACTTCGAGATTCCGTTCTTCAACCCTGCCGACCTCCAGGATTTTCTGGACTATGGGCTGCACGGGCTCGCTTTGTCCCGCTTTGCCGGCAACTGGACCGGTCTCATCTGCGTGGCGGACACCATGGACGCGTCGGGCCTCGTCAACGTGGACTTGCAGCGCCTGTCGCTGACCCTGCCGGAGGGCGCCGATCCGCGCCGCGAAAACGATCTCAACCGTCCGCTTCTTCTCGCCACGAGGCTGGAAACCGAGCATCTCCTGCGCGAAATTCGCCTGCCTGCGGTTGGCGCCTACGTGCGTGCCAACGGGCTGGACCGCGTTGTCTTCGGCACCGAGCGCGCGCGCATCGGCTTCGTTGCCACCGGCAAGGCTTACCGGGACCTGCGCCAGGCGTTCGACCTTCTGGGCATCGACGAGGTGCGCGCCCGCGCCCTTGGCATTGCCGTCTACAAGGTGGCCATGCCCTGGCCGCTGGAAACGCAGAACCTGCGCGCCTTCGCCCGTGGCAAGGAGCGCCTTCTGGTGGTCGAGCACAAGCGCGCCTTCATGGAGCCGCAGATCCGGGACGCGCTCTACAGCCTGCCGGACGGTCAGCGGCCGGCGGTCTACGGCAAGCGCACGCCGGCGGGCGAGCCTTGCCTGTCCGACGTGCTGGAGTTGAAGCCGCAGGACCTCGTTCATGCGATCCTGCGTGTGGTGCCGGGCCTTGAGGACGATCCGGCCATGGCCGCCGTGTCCCGCAACCTGATGGAGCGGGCCGCATGGGCCGCCGGCCATGCCGAGGGCGGCCAGCGCACCGCGTATTTTTGCGCCGGCTGTCCCCATTCTGCGTCAACCAGGACGCCCGAGGGGGCCCGCGCACTTCCCGGAATCGGCTGCCATGCGATGACGGAGATCAACGGCAACACCACCGACGGGCAGATTGCGATGGGCGGCGAGGGGGCCACCTGGGTCGGGCAGGCGCCGTTCAGCCGGGACACCCACGTTTTCGTTAACATGGGGGACGGCACCTACTACCACTCCGGTATTCTGGCGATCCGGCAGGCGGTGGCCGCAGACGTTTCCATCACCTACCGCATTCTCTTCAACGATGCGGTGGCGATGACCGGCGGGCAGGCGCACGACGGGCCGCTCGACGTGGGCGACATCGTGCGCCAGGTCGCGGCCGAGGGCGTCCCGCGGATCGCCGTCCTCTCCGAGGAGCCGGACCGGTTCGGCCATGGGGACATTCCGCGCGGCGTGCCGGTGCACCACCGCGATGCGCTGAAGGCGGTGCAGGCGGAATTTGCGACCGAGAGCGGCGTCTCGGTGATCGTGTTCGACCAGACGTGTGCTGCCGAAAAGCGCCGCCGCCGCAAGAAGGGCGAGGCGCCGGACCCGCCGCGCCGCGTCTTCATCAACGAGCGGATCTGCGAGGATTGCGGCGACTGTTCGGTGCAGTCCAACTGCATCGCGGTGGAGCCGCTGGACACGCAATTCGGCACCAAGCGGACCATCAACCAGTCCAGCTGCAACAAGGACACCTCCTGCGTGAAGGGCTTCTGCCCGTCCTTCGCGCTCATCGAGGGGGCTGACCCGAGGCGCGCGGCCGGCGCCAGGGTGGACATCGACGCGCTTGCCGCAGCGTTGCCGGCGCCGCAGGTGCCGACGCTCACCGCAATGTACAATGTTCTCATCACCGGAATTGGCGGCTTCGGCGTCACCACGGTGGGCGCCGTCCTCGCCATGGCAGGGCATATTGACGGCATTACCGCCTCCACGCTCGACATGACCGGCCTTGCCCAGAAAAACGGCCCGGTGACGAGCCACGTCCGATTTGCGCCCGCCGGCATGGACATCGAGGGGCCGCGCGTCCCCATCGGCACCCTCGACACGCTGATTGCGTCCGACATGCTGGTGGCCTGCAATGCCGATTCGCTGTCGATGACGGCGCCCGGCCGCACGCTCACGGTGGTCAACACCAAGGTGCAGCCCACCGCCGAATTCGTGATGAAACGCGTTCTCTCCTTCGATGAGACGCGCATGACCCGCACCTTGCGCGAAGCATCGCGCCACACCGAAGCGGTGGATGCAGCCCATTTGGCAGCGCAGCTGTTCGGCGATCAGATCTTCATGAACATGCTCCTGGTGGGGGCCGCCTTCCAGCATGGCGGGCTGCCGCTGTCCGAGGACGCGATCCTTCAGGCAATCCGGCTCAACGGTGCGGCCGTGACAACCAACATCGCCGCCTTCCGGGCCGGGCGCATTCTGGCGGCCGATCCGCAGGCAATTCTCCAGGCGGCGGGAGAGCGCCCCGGTGTGGCGCCGATGGATCTGGACGCCCGCATCGCTTTTCTGGCCGATGAGCTGGTGGCCTACCAGAATGCCGCCTACGCCGACCGTTTCAGGAAAGCGCTGGCACCGCTGATCGCAGCCGACAAGGCGGCGGGGCAGGGTGAACGGCGCCTCACACGCACCGCCGCGGATGCGCTCTACAAGGCCATGGCCTACAAGGACGAGTATGAGGTTGCCCGGCTTTATGGCGACCCGGCCTACTGGGCGCGCCTCAAGGCGGAGTTCGAAACGCCGTCGCGCATCCGGATTCTGCTTGCCCCGCCGGGGCTCTTTGGGGTGGACGCGGCGACGGGCCGGCCCGCCAAGCGCACCTTCGGGCCATGGATCTTCCCCGTGCTGCGCGTGCTGGCGCGGTTGAAGGGGCTTCGCGGCACGCCGTTCGACCCCTTCGGCAAAAGCGCCGAGCGCCGGGCCGAACGGGCGCTGATCGATCTTGTCTGCGGCGATGTCGCGCTTGTGGCCCGCAGCGTCGGCACGGCGCCTTACGGGCTCCTGTGCGAGCTTGTGAAGGTGGCGGCCGCCATCAAGGGCTTCGGGCCGGTGAAGGATGAAAACCGTGCCGCTGCCATGAAACGGCGCGATGCGTTGCTGGCTCAGCTGGACCGCGCAAGGCACCCGGCGCCGGACGGCGCCGAGCAGGCGGCGCTGATCGCGGCTGAATGA
- a CDS encoding P1 family peptidase, protein MANHIAAVPGLSVGNAADEVRRTGTTAVVFDQPATASVAVRGGAPGTRETDLLQPGNLNPGVDAIVLSGGSAFGLAAADGAQRALAEAGRGFQVRTFRIPIVPAAIIFDLSEGLADYAALGGAAVRAALEGSDRGVGTLGAGTNANTAGLKGGLGSASETVGGATVGAIVAVNAVGSVTAANGPWFRAAPFEQQGEFGGLHAPAEADFASVVTKHTASARENTVIAIVATDAALSVAEAHRLAGVAHDGIALAAYPAHTLLDGDTVFAASTGRAPAPASPADFIALHAAATRALARAMARGVYEASAVPGDRFPTWRERYG, encoded by the coding sequence ATGGCGAACCACATTGCCGCCGTTCCCGGCCTCTCGGTCGGGAACGCTGCCGACGAGGTCCGGCGCACCGGCACGACGGCGGTCGTGTTCGACCAGCCCGCCACCGCCTCCGTTGCGGTCCGCGGCGGCGCCCCCGGCACCCGCGAGACCGACCTTCTCCAGCCCGGCAACCTCAATCCGGGCGTGGACGCCATCGTCCTGTCCGGCGGCTCGGCCTTCGGGCTTGCCGCGGCTGACGGGGCACAGCGCGCCCTCGCCGAGGCAGGCCGCGGGTTTCAGGTGCGTACGTTTCGCATTCCCATCGTGCCCGCCGCCATCATCTTCGACCTGTCGGAAGGCCTTGCGGACTACGCAGCGCTGGGCGGCGCTGCGGTGCGCGCTGCCCTTGAAGGGTCGGACCGGGGTGTTGGCACGCTCGGGGCCGGAACCAATGCCAACACGGCGGGCCTCAAGGGCGGCCTCGGCTCGGCGAGCGAAACCGTGGGCGGCGCGACCGTGGGCGCCATTGTGGCGGTCAATGCCGTCGGCTCGGTGACGGCGGCAAACGGGCCATGGTTCCGGGCAGCGCCCTTTGAGCAGCAGGGCGAATTTGGCGGCCTGCATGCCCCGGCGGAGGCGGACTTTGCCAGCGTCGTTACCAAACACACCGCCAGTGCCCGCGAAAACACGGTGATTGCAATTGTCGCCACCGATGCCGCGCTGAGCGTGGCAGAGGCACACCGGCTGGCAGGCGTTGCCCACGACGGCATCGCCCTTGCCGCTTATCCGGCGCACACGCTGCTGGACGGCGATACTGTGTTTGCCGCGAGCACGGGCCGCGCGCCAGCGCCCGCCTCCCCCGCAGATTTCATTGCACTGCACGCCGCGGCAACGCGGGCGCTGGCCCGCGCCATGGCCCGCGGCGTCTATGAAGCCAGCGCCGTGCCCGGCGACCGTTTCCCCACCTGGCGCGAGCGCTACGGCTGA
- the glmU gene encoding bifunctional UDP-N-acetylglucosamine diphosphorylase/glucosamine-1-phosphate N-acetyltransferase GlmU → MAIVLAAGKGTRMRSALPKVMHKVAGLPMVGHVLAAVRKAGIADTALVVSPGSDWAATLQGAPATFVQTEQRGTAHAVLAARAAVTPSHTGVVVLFADNPLVRPETIALMLDRVEGGADVAVLAFRAEDPTGYGRILMDDGRISAIREEKDASAEEKAVTLCNSGIMAIRVGPALDALGDIGSDNAKGEFYLTDLIALGRERDFVMVVEEAPFDEVLGVNDRTQLAAAEAVFQDRARAASMAANTLDAPHTVFFSHDTVLDEDVHVEPNVVFGPGVSVGAGATIRAFSHLEGAVVSPGATVGPFARLRPGAMIGPDAHIGNFVEIKNAAIATGAKVNHLAYIGDASVGGGANIGAGTITCNYDGVNKHRTEIGAHAFIGSNSALVAPVSIGEGAYVGSGSVVTEDVPPGSLAIARGRQVNKADRAPVQKRTPDRKP, encoded by the coding sequence TTGGCAATCGTACTGGCGGCGGGCAAGGGCACACGGATGCGGTCTGCCTTGCCCAAGGTGATGCACAAGGTCGCCGGCCTCCCCATGGTCGGCCACGTTCTTGCCGCGGTGCGCAAGGCCGGCATCGCGGACACCGCGCTCGTCGTCTCCCCCGGCAGTGACTGGGCGGCAACCCTCCAAGGCGCGCCGGCCACCTTTGTCCAGACCGAGCAGCGCGGCACGGCCCACGCGGTGCTCGCCGCCCGTGCCGCGGTCACGCCTTCACACACCGGCGTCGTTGTCCTGTTTGCCGACAATCCGTTGGTCCGTCCCGAAACGATAGCGCTCATGCTGGACCGCGTGGAGGGTGGGGCCGACGTCGCCGTGCTCGCCTTCCGCGCCGAAGATCCCACCGGCTACGGCCGCATCCTGATGGATGACGGCCGCATTAGCGCAATCCGCGAGGAAAAGGACGCCAGCGCCGAAGAGAAGGCCGTGACGCTCTGCAACTCCGGCATCATGGCAATCCGCGTCGGCCCTGCGCTGGATGCACTCGGCGACATCGGGTCCGACAATGCCAAGGGCGAGTTTTACCTCACCGATCTCATCGCACTCGGCCGTGAGCGCGATTTCGTGATGGTGGTGGAGGAAGCCCCGTTCGACGAGGTGCTCGGCGTCAACGACCGGACGCAGCTTGCCGCGGCCGAAGCCGTTTTCCAGGACCGGGCGCGCGCAGCTTCAATGGCGGCCAACACGCTGGATGCCCCGCACACAGTGTTCTTCAGCCACGACACGGTGCTGGACGAGGACGTGCATGTGGAGCCGAACGTGGTGTTCGGCCCCGGCGTTTCGGTGGGGGCAGGCGCCACGATCCGGGCGTTCAGCCATCTGGAGGGCGCCGTCGTGTCGCCGGGGGCAACCGTCGGCCCGTTCGCGCGGCTGCGGCCGGGCGCCATGATCGGTCCTGACGCGCACATCGGCAATTTCGTCGAGATCAAGAATGCGGCCATCGCCACCGGCGCCAAGGTCAACCACCTTGCCTATATCGGCGATGCGTCGGTGGGGGGCGGGGCCAATATCGGCGCCGGTACCATCACGTGCAATTATGATGGCGTGAACAAACATCGCACCGAAATCGGCGCTCATGCGTTCATAGGGTCAAACAGTGCGTTGGTGGCGCCCGTTTCGATTGGTGAGGGGGCCTATGTGGGCTCCGGCAGTGTCGTCACCGAAGACGTGCCGCCGGGTTCGCTCGCCATCGCAAGAGGCCGTCAGGTCAACAAGGCGGACCGGGCGCCGGTGCAAAAGCGGACGCCGGACCGCAAGCCGTAG
- the glmS gene encoding glutamine--fructose-6-phosphate transaminase (isomerizing) produces the protein MCGIVGIIGRGPAAPLLLDALKRLEYRGYDSAGIATVDADGTLTRARAAGKLRNLEGVLNGAMPGGSTGIGHTRWATHGAPTEANAHPHLASPVAVVHNGIIENFRALRTALAAKGVSFSSETDTETIAHLLAANLQTEADLKAALVETVAALEGAYSLAFAFEGQPGTLAAARRGSPLAIGNGPDGIMIGSDAIALAPFCDDIIYLEDGDIAILSAGKADIFDSTGAAVSRPAMPVPMEVSVAEKGNFRHFMAKEIHEQPEVLTHTISHYVDVAAGTLRPDRIDLDFSKISRISITACGTAYIAGLVARHWFEAFGGIAVDLDMASEYRYRSQLMPKDELALVISQSGETADTLASLRKAKAAGQRVAAVVNVRSSTMAREADLVLPTLAGIEIGVASTKAFVCQLATLACVAIKAGMDRGTLSESAAAALVGDLIEVPRLVSEAIRLEADLTRTARLIAPASTALYIGRGPSYGIALEGALKLKELSYIHAEGYAAGELKHGPIALVDDTVPVVVVAPHDAFFAKTVSNMEEVAARGGRIIVMTDAAGAAEMGEGSAETIVMPTAPAMAAPMVSAIPMQLLAYHAAVLNGTDVDQPRNLAKSVTVE, from the coding sequence ATGTGCGGCATCGTTGGGATTATCGGACGAGGACCGGCCGCACCACTGCTGCTGGATGCGCTGAAGCGGCTTGAATATCGCGGCTACGATTCGGCCGGCATTGCCACGGTGGATGCCGACGGCACCCTTACGCGGGCACGGGCCGCCGGCAAGCTGCGCAACCTCGAAGGCGTGCTGAACGGCGCGATGCCGGGCGGCAGCACCGGCATCGGCCACACCCGCTGGGCCACCCACGGCGCACCGACCGAAGCTAACGCGCACCCCCATCTCGCCAGCCCGGTTGCGGTGGTCCACAACGGCATCATCGAGAATTTCCGCGCGCTCCGCACCGCGCTTGCGGCCAAGGGCGTCAGTTTCTCGTCTGAAACCGATACCGAGACCATCGCGCATCTGCTCGCCGCCAACCTCCAGACGGAGGCCGACCTGAAGGCCGCGCTGGTGGAGACTGTGGCAGCGCTCGAGGGCGCATACTCGCTGGCGTTCGCCTTCGAGGGGCAACCCGGAACGCTGGCTGCGGCCCGGCGCGGAAGCCCGCTTGCCATCGGCAACGGGCCGGACGGCATCATGATCGGCTCCGACGCCATCGCGCTGGCGCCCTTTTGCGACGACATCATCTACCTCGAAGACGGCGATATCGCGATTCTCTCGGCCGGCAAGGCGGACATCTTCGATTCGACCGGCGCTGCCGTTTCGCGGCCCGCCATGCCGGTTCCGATGGAAGTCTCCGTGGCGGAGAAGGGCAATTTCCGCCACTTCATGGCCAAGGAAATCCACGAGCAGCCGGAAGTCCTGACTCACACGATCAGCCACTACGTTGACGTGGCGGCGGGGACGCTGCGGCCCGATCGCATCGATCTCGATTTCTCGAAGATCAGCCGCATCTCCATTACCGCCTGCGGCACCGCCTACATTGCGGGGCTGGTGGCCCGGCACTGGTTCGAGGCTTTCGGCGGCATTGCGGTCGACCTCGATATGGCGTCCGAATACCGCTACCGCTCGCAGCTGATGCCGAAGGACGAGCTGGCGCTGGTGATCTCCCAGTCCGGCGAAACGGCGGACACGCTGGCAAGCCTTCGCAAGGCGAAGGCGGCGGGGCAAAGGGTGGCGGCGGTGGTCAACGTGCGCTCGTCGACCATGGCGCGGGAGGCTGACCTCGTGCTGCCGACGCTCGCCGGGATCGAGATTGGCGTTGCGTCCACCAAGGCTTTCGTCTGCCAGCTCGCAACGCTGGCCTGCGTTGCCATCAAGGCCGGCATGGATCGGGGAACGCTGAGCGAAAGTGCAGCGGCGGCGCTTGTCGGCGATCTCATCGAGGTGCCGCGGCTGGTGTCCGAGGCCATCCGCCTCGAGGCGGATCTGACGCGCACGGCACGGCTGATCGCGCCGGCCTCCACAGCCTTGTATATCGGCCGCGGCCCATCCTACGGCATTGCGCTGGAAGGCGCGCTCAAGCTGAAGGAGCTGAGCTACATCCACGCCGAAGGCTATGCTGCCGGCGAACTCAAGCACGGCCCCATCGCGTTGGTGGACGACACCGTGCCCGTGGTTGTGGTCGCCCCGCACGATGCGTTCTTTGCAAAAACCGTGTCCAACATGGAGGAGGTGGCGGCCCGCGGCGGACGCATTATCGTGATGACGGATGCAGCAGGTGCCGCCGAAATGGGCGAGGGTTCTGCCGAAACCATCGTGATGCCGACGGCGCCTGCCATGGCGGCGCCCATGGTCTCGGCCATCCCGATGCAGCTTCTCGCCTACCACGCTGCCGTCCTCAACGGCACGGACGTGGATCAGCCACGGAACCTCGCCAAGTCGGTGACCGTTGAATGA
- a CDS encoding DUF502 domain-containing protein — protein sequence MDDETNPKIGRRRRLFNRLRNYFLTGIVVAAPLTITVLLTASFINWVDSWVKPWIPARWNPESYVPFPLPGTGVVVALVALTALGFLTANVLGRTIIRLGEALLNRMPLVRNVYAALKQIFETALSERSRTFRQAGLVEYPRQGLWAVVFIATDAKGEVSHRLDDEVDAISVFLPTTPNPTSGFLLFVPRKDVIMLDMTVEDAAKLVISAGLITPEWPVARGRAPAAPRVREDGSVAVPVRGAPAPGELPPVPVKR from the coding sequence ATGGACGACGAGACGAACCCAAAGATCGGCCGCCGCCGCAGGCTCTTCAACCGGCTCCGCAATTATTTCCTGACCGGCATTGTGGTGGCGGCGCCGCTGACGATCACGGTGCTTCTGACCGCCTCGTTCATCAACTGGGTGGACAGCTGGGTGAAGCCGTGGATCCCGGCACGCTGGAACCCGGAAAGCTACGTGCCGTTTCCGCTGCCAGGCACCGGTGTTGTGGTGGCGCTTGTGGCACTCACCGCGCTCGGCTTCCTCACCGCCAACGTGCTCGGCCGTACCATCATCCGCCTTGGCGAAGCGCTCCTCAACCGGATGCCGCTCGTTCGCAACGTGTACGCCGCGCTGAAGCAGATCTTCGAGACGGCGCTGTCGGAGCGCAGCCGTACCTTCCGTCAGGCAGGGCTGGTGGAGTATCCGAGACAGGGGCTGTGGGCGGTGGTCTTCATCGCCACCGATGCCAAGGGCGAGGTCAGCCACCGGCTGGACGATGAGGTGGACGCCATCTCGGTCTTCCTGCCGACGACGCCCAACCCCACCTCCGGTTTCCTGCTGTTCGTCCCCCGCAAGGACGTGATCATGCTCGACATGACGGTGGAGGATGCAGCAAAGCTGGTCATTTCCGCCGGCCTGATCACGCCGGAGTGGCCGGTGGCGCGCGGGCGCGCGCCGGCTGCGCCGCGTGTGCGCGAGGACGGTTCTGTCGCGGTTCCGGTGCGCGGCGCGCCGGCACCGGGCGAACTGCCGCCCGTGCCGGTGAAGCGTTAG